The following are from one region of the Stanieria cyanosphaera PCC 7437 genome:
- the fmt gene encoding methionyl-tRNA formyltransferase, with product MKIVFFGTPQFAVPTLEKLIEHPNFEVIAIVTQPDKRRGRGNQMMPSAVKKVALEHHIPVWQPKRIKKDRETLTKLTQSQADVFVVVAYGQILSTEMLQMPKLGCINVHGSILPKYRGAAPIQWSIYHGDQETGITTMLMDEGMDTGNMLLKAYTPIELLDNAHQIAATLASQGADLLIETLLKLPALQPIPQDDSQATYARLIDKSDYAIDWFRTAIEIHNQVRGFFPNCVATLDNKPLKIMATVPVEAAYFTQLPAEFKTLKQRLTDLASLTGHPGEIVSIIKNFGAVVQTGTGLLLLKEVQVAGKRPQSGWDFVNGMRLSVGDRIDNG from the coding sequence ATGAAGATAGTATTTTTTGGTACTCCTCAATTTGCTGTACCTACTCTTGAAAAATTAATTGAACACCCAAATTTTGAGGTTATTGCGATCGTTACTCAACCTGATAAAAGAAGAGGTAGAGGTAATCAAATGATGCCTTCGGCAGTGAAAAAAGTTGCTCTAGAGCATCATATCCCAGTCTGGCAACCAAAAAGAATCAAAAAAGACCGCGAAACTCTAACTAAACTAACTCAATCTCAGGCTGATGTTTTTGTCGTCGTTGCTTATGGACAAATTTTATCTACTGAAATGCTTCAAATGCCAAAATTAGGCTGTATTAATGTTCATGGTTCGATTTTACCCAAATATCGCGGTGCTGCGCCTATTCAATGGAGTATTTATCATGGTGACCAAGAAACAGGTATTACTACCATGTTAATGGATGAGGGTATGGATACAGGAAATATGCTCCTCAAAGCCTATACTCCAATAGAATTATTGGATAATGCTCATCAAATAGCAGCTACTTTAGCTAGTCAAGGTGCGGATTTATTAATTGAAACTTTACTCAAACTGCCAGCTCTTCAACCAATTCCTCAAGATGATTCTCAAGCTACTTATGCTCGTTTAATTGACAAATCTGATTATGCAATAGATTGGTTTCGTACTGCTATAGAAATTCATAATCAAGTTAGAGGTTTTTTTCCTAATTGTGTAGCTACTTTAGATAATAAACCCCTCAAAATTATGGCAACAGTTCCTGTCGAAGCAGCTTATTTTACTCAACTACCAGCAGAATTTAAAACTTTGAAGCAGAGATTAACAGATTTAGCATCGCTGACAGGACATCCAGGAGAAATTGTTAGTATTATCAAAAATTTTGGGGCAGTAGTACAAACTGGAACAGGATTATTACTACTTAAAGAAGTACAAGTTGCAGGGAAACGTCCACAGTCTGGATGGGATTTTGTCAATGGAATGCGCCTGTCAGTAGGAGATCGAATTGATAATGGTTAA
- a CDS encoding DUF6464 family protein, producing MEPDSLLTEVILTHPRKSLGKINLDWTPQPGNYLELKGKTYAVLERHHHYHYKIGGYSLQKISLHVQESRKPTEKTLIEGRWVVGDANCRFNAKSEILRCAVNPEGPCQGCRYYET from the coding sequence ATGGAGCCAGATTCATTACTAACAGAAGTCATTTTGACCCATCCCCGTAAATCTCTCGGAAAGATTAATCTTGACTGGACACCACAACCAGGAAACTATTTAGAATTAAAAGGTAAAACTTACGCTGTATTAGAACGCCACCACCATTATCATTACAAGATTGGTGGTTATTCTTTGCAAAAAATTTCCCTTCATGTCCAAGAATCACGAAAACCAACCGAAAAAACCTTAATTGAAGGACGTTGGGTAGTTGGTGATGCTAATTGTCGTTTTAATGCCAAATCAGAAATATTACGTTGTGCAGTCAATCCTGAAGGCCCTTGTCAAGGTTGTCGCTATTATGAAACGTAG
- the argC gene encoding N-acetyl-gamma-glutamyl-phosphate reductase — MNHTDKISVGIVGASGYGGVQLVKLLLEHPGVEINYLGGDSSAGKQYTSLYPHLTNRVDLNIEAIDLDVIADRCQIVFLGLPNGLACQMTPTLIEKGCQVLDLSADYRFSDLETYTAWYKTERQDQAIAVKAVYGLPELYRDKIKQSQLIGCPGCYPTASLLALSPLLKQGLIAPETAIIDAKSGTSGGGRQGKINLLLAEADSSLGAYGVANHRHTPEIEQICSELARQEVRVQFTPHLIPMPRGILATVYATLRDPGLVREDLITIFSAFYRSSPFVNILPSGVYPQTKWACGTNICYIGIEVDPRTSRVIVMSAIDNLIKGQAGQAVQCLNLMMGWEETTGLPQLGFYP, encoded by the coding sequence ATGAATCATACAGACAAAATATCAGTAGGAATTGTAGGAGCTTCTGGTTATGGTGGAGTTCAATTAGTAAAATTATTGCTAGAACATCCTGGAGTTGAGATTAATTATTTAGGAGGAGATAGTAGTGCAGGAAAACAATATACTTCTCTGTATCCTCATCTAACTAATCGAGTCGATCTCAATATAGAAGCTATTGATTTAGATGTGATTGCAGATCGTTGTCAAATAGTCTTTTTAGGTTTACCCAATGGTTTAGCCTGTCAAATGACACCAACTTTAATCGAAAAAGGTTGTCAAGTATTAGATTTATCCGCAGATTATCGTTTTAGTGATCTAGAAACTTATACTGCTTGGTATAAAACAGAACGACAAGATCAAGCGATCGCAGTTAAAGCAGTTTATGGTTTACCAGAATTATATCGCGATAAAATCAAACAATCTCAATTGATTGGTTGTCCTGGTTGCTATCCTACTGCTAGTTTACTAGCTCTTTCTCCTCTACTTAAGCAAGGTTTAATTGCACCTGAAACAGCAATTATCGATGCTAAATCAGGAACTTCTGGTGGTGGTCGTCAAGGCAAAATTAATTTGTTGTTAGCCGAAGCAGATAGTTCTCTAGGAGCTTACGGAGTAGCTAATCATCGTCATACACCTGAAATTGAACAAATTTGTAGTGAATTAGCCAGACAAGAAGTAAGAGTACAATTTACACCCCATTTAATTCCCATGCCAAGAGGAATTTTAGCTACTGTTTACGCGACTTTACGAGATCCTGGATTAGTTCGAGAAGACTTGATTACAATTTTTTCTGCCTTTTATCGCTCATCACCGTTTGTAAATATTTTACCCAGTGGAGTTTATCCTCAAACTAAATGGGCTTGTGGAACAAATATTTGTTACATCGGAATAGAAGTAGATCCGCGTACCTCACGTGTTATTGTCATGTCTGCGATCGATAATTTAATTAAAGGACAAGCTGGTCAAGCCGTCCAGTGTTTAAATTTGATGATGGGTTGGGAAGAAACGACCGGTTTACCTCAATTGGGTTTTTATCCTTAA
- the map gene encoding type I methionyl aminopeptidase, producing the protein MNIITNLLFSLKQSQPKTAADSTALPALKNNRRRIEIKSAEEIEKMRSAAKIVATVLQEISQLVQPGMSTADLDAYAEKRIREMDATPSFKGYYGFPGSICACLNHEVVHGIPSPKKIIRSGDILKVDTGAYYQGFHGDSCLTIGVGKISRSAAKLIQVAEAALYKGIEQVKEGNSLLDIAGAIEDYVKAHHYSVVEEYTGHGVGRNLHELPSVFNFRTNQMPNVKLKAGMTLAIEPILNAGSKYTKTLRDRWTVVTVDNSLSAQFEHTVLVTKTGYEILTARSQL; encoded by the coding sequence ATGAATATCATTACTAATTTATTGTTTTCCTTAAAACAATCTCAACCAAAAACTGCTGCCGACTCTACTGCACTTCCTGCACTTAAAAATAACCGTCGCAGGATTGAAATTAAATCAGCAGAAGAAATTGAAAAAATGCGTTCGGCTGCCAAAATTGTGGCGACAGTTTTACAAGAAATTTCTCAGCTTGTACAACCAGGTATGAGTACGGCTGATTTAGATGCTTATGCTGAAAAAAGAATTCGGGAAATGGATGCTACTCCGAGTTTTAAGGGTTATTATGGGTTTCCTGGCTCAATTTGTGCTTGTCTAAATCATGAAGTAGTACATGGTATTCCTAGTCCGAAAAAAATTATTCGATCAGGAGATATTTTAAAAGTAGATACTGGGGCTTATTATCAAGGTTTTCATGGCGATTCTTGTCTGACAATTGGAGTTGGTAAAATTTCTCGTTCAGCAGCTAAATTGATTCAAGTAGCTGAGGCTGCTTTGTATAAAGGAATTGAACAAGTTAAAGAAGGTAATTCTTTATTAGATATTGCTGGTGCAATTGAAGATTATGTGAAAGCTCATCATTACAGTGTGGTGGAAGAATACACGGGACATGGTGTAGGCAGAAATCTGCATGAGTTGCCCTCGGTGTTTAATTTTCGTACTAATCAAATGCCCAATGTCAAATTAAAAGCAGGAATGACTTTGGCGATTGAACCAATTCTTAATGCAGGTTCTAAATATACTAAAACTTTACGCGATCGCTGGACGGTAGTAACTGTAGATAATTCTTTGTCAGCACAGTTTGAACATACAGTGTTAGTCACTAAAACTGGCTATGAAATTTTAACGGCTCGTTCTCAGCTTTAA
- the acpP gene encoding acyl carrier protein, with the protein MNQEIFDRVKKIVIEQLEVEEEQVTQDASFANDLGADSLDTVELVMALEEEFDIEIPDEVAEQIDTVGKAVDHISSATEATA; encoded by the coding sequence ATGAATCAGGAAATTTTTGACAGAGTAAAAAAAATTGTTATTGAACAGTTAGAAGTAGAAGAAGAACAAGTAACTCAAGATGCTAGCTTTGCCAACGATCTAGGCGCAGATTCTTTAGATACAGTAGAACTAGTAATGGCACTAGAAGAAGAATTTGATATTGAAATCCCCGATGAAGTCGCAGAACAAATTGATACCGTAGGTAAAGCGGTAGATCATATCAGTTCTGCCACGGAAGCAACTGCATAA
- the fabF gene encoding beta-ketoacyl-ACP synthase II, translated as MTNWQMKRVVVTGLGAITPIGNNLQAYWEGLLGGRNGIGPITLFDASQHPCRIAGEVKDFDPYTYLDKKEAKRMDRFAQFAVVASLQAIADAQFVINDLNADQVGVLIGTGIGGIKVLETQNEALLTKGPRKVSPFTIPMMIANMAAGLTAIHTGAKGPNSCTVTACAAGSHAIGDAFRLVQRGYATAMICGGAEAAITPFSVAGFSSAKALSTRNDDPLHASRPFDRDRDGFVMGEGAGILLLEELENALARGAKIYAEIVGYGMTCDAYHMTSPVPDGQGATKAIELALKDANLTPEQVSYINAHGTSTLANDVTETKAIKKALGERADQIAISSTKSMTGHLLGGSGGIEAVATIMAIANDQLPPTINLENPDPECDLDYVANTSRAQTVEVALSNSFGFGGHNVTLAFQKYN; from the coding sequence ATGACAAATTGGCAAATGAAACGGGTTGTGGTAACTGGCTTAGGGGCAATTACCCCCATTGGCAATAATTTACAAGCATATTGGGAAGGTTTACTTGGTGGACGCAATGGTATCGGTCCAATTACCTTGTTTGATGCTTCTCAACATCCTTGTCGCATTGCTGGTGAAGTAAAAGATTTTGACCCTTATACCTACCTAGACAAAAAAGAAGCCAAACGGATGGATCGCTTTGCTCAATTTGCCGTCGTGGCTAGTTTACAAGCGATCGCAGATGCCCAATTTGTCATTAACGATCTCAATGCCGATCAAGTAGGAGTTTTAATTGGGACAGGAATAGGAGGCATCAAAGTTCTAGAAACTCAAAACGAAGCTTTGCTCACCAAAGGACCAAGAAAGGTTAGTCCGTTTACGATTCCGATGATGATCGCCAATATGGCTGCGGGTTTGACCGCAATTCATACAGGGGCTAAAGGACCTAACTCTTGTACGGTAACAGCTTGTGCAGCAGGCTCTCATGCGATTGGTGATGCTTTTCGTTTGGTACAAAGAGGTTATGCTACAGCCATGATCTGTGGCGGTGCAGAGGCAGCAATTACTCCTTTCTCTGTCGCTGGTTTTTCATCGGCTAAAGCCTTATCTACTCGTAATGATGACCCTCTTCATGCTAGTCGTCCTTTTGACCGTGACCGAGATGGCTTTGTGATGGGCGAAGGTGCTGGCATTCTGCTACTTGAAGAATTAGAAAACGCTCTAGCTCGCGGTGCAAAAATTTATGCTGAAATAGTTGGTTATGGCATGACTTGTGATGCTTATCACATGACTTCTCCTGTTCCCGATGGGCAAGGAGCAACTAAAGCCATTGAACTAGCCCTCAAAGACGCCAATTTAACTCCCGAACAGGTCAGTTATATTAACGCTCATGGAACTAGCACTCTAGCTAATGATGTGACAGAAACCAAAGCGATTAAAAAGGCTTTAGGAGAACGTGCTGATCAGATCGCAATTAGTTCTACTAAATCCATGACTGGTCATTTATTAGGCGGTTCAGGAGGAATTGAAGCAGTAGCCACCATTATGGCGATCGCTAATGACCAATTACCACCAACGATCAACCTAGAAAATCCTGATCCAGAATGCGATTTAGATTATGTAGCAAATACTAGTCGCGCTCAAACAGTTGAGGTAGCTCTATCCAACTCTTTTGGATTTGGTGGTCATAATGTTACCTTAGCTTTCCAAAAATATAATTAA
- the tkt gene encoding transketolase yields the protein MVVATQSLEELCINSIRFLAIDAVEKAKSGHPGLPMGAAPMAFVLWDRFMKHNPKNPKWFNRDRFVLSAGHGCMLLYALMYLTGSDVVTLDEIKNFRQWGSKAPGHPENHITEGVEVTTGPLGQGIANAVGLAIAEAHLAAKYNKEDCKLVDHYTYVILGDGCNMEGISGEACSLAGHLGLGKLIALYDDNHISIDGSTDVSFTEDVSKRFEAYGWHVLHVKDGNSDLDEIAKAIEDAKAVTDKPSMIKVTTTIGYGSPNKANTAGVHGAALGGDEVKATRENLGWNHEPFVVPDDALAHFRKAVERGASYEAEWQETLAHYKTKYPQEAAEFERIISSTLPEGWDKVLPSYTPEDKALATRKHSEITLNALAPVLPELIGGSADLTHSNLTYLEVSGSFQKGAYQNRNLRFGVREHAMGAICNGIALHSHGLIPYGATFLVFTDYMRNSIRLSALSEARVIWVMTHDSIGLGEDGPTHQPVEHVASLRAIPNLTVYRPADGNETSAAYKVAVENTHGPTLLALSRQGLPNLAGSSIEAAAKGGYILSDSDGTPDIILIGTGSEVALCVQAAEKLTSEGKKVRVVSLPSWERFEAQGAEYKESVLPKAVKKRLAVEAGCTMGWCRYVGDEGGVIGVDTFGASAPANIVFEKYGFTVDNVVAKAKEILG from the coding sequence ATGGTAGTTGCCACCCAGTCACTCGAAGAACTTTGCATCAATTCTATTCGCTTTTTAGCTATAGACGCGGTTGAAAAAGCTAAATCCGGTCATCCAGGACTGCCCATGGGGGCTGCTCCAATGGCTTTTGTTCTTTGGGACCGCTTTATGAAGCATAATCCCAAAAACCCTAAGTGGTTTAATCGCGATCGCTTTGTGCTTTCTGCCGGTCATGGTTGTATGTTGCTGTATGCTTTAATGTATCTTACAGGCAGCGATGTGGTTACTCTCGACGAAATTAAAAACTTCCGTCAGTGGGGTTCCAAAGCACCAGGACACCCAGAAAATCATATTACTGAAGGAGTTGAAGTAACTACTGGACCACTAGGACAAGGTATTGCTAATGCTGTTGGTTTAGCGATCGCTGAAGCTCATCTTGCTGCTAAATATAATAAAGAAGATTGCAAATTAGTAGATCATTACACTTACGTCATCCTCGGTGATGGCTGTAACATGGAAGGTATTTCCGGTGAAGCTTGTTCTTTAGCTGGACATTTAGGTTTAGGAAAACTGATTGCTCTCTACGATGACAACCATATTTCCATTGATGGCTCTACTGATGTTTCCTTTACCGAGGATGTCAGCAAGCGATTTGAAGCTTATGGTTGGCACGTACTCCATGTTAAAGACGGTAATAGCGATCTAGACGAAATTGCCAAAGCCATTGAAGACGCTAAAGCAGTTACCGATAAACCTTCGATGATCAAGGTTACCACCACAATTGGTTACGGTTCTCCCAATAAAGCTAATACTGCTGGCGTTCACGGTGCTGCTCTCGGTGGAGATGAAGTAAAAGCCACCCGTGAAAACTTGGGTTGGAATCATGAACCGTTTGTAGTTCCTGATGATGCTCTAGCTCACTTCCGTAAAGCAGTAGAACGCGGTGCTAGTTATGAAGCAGAATGGCAAGAAACTTTAGCTCACTACAAAACTAAATATCCCCAAGAAGCTGCTGAATTTGAGCGGATTATTAGTAGTACTTTACCAGAAGGTTGGGATAAAGTTCTACCTAGCTACACTCCCGAAGATAAAGCTCTAGCAACTCGGAAACATTCAGAAATTACTCTCAACGCTCTTGCTCCTGTGTTACCAGAACTAATTGGTGGTTCGGCGGACTTGACACACTCTAACTTAACTTACTTAGAAGTCTCTGGTAGTTTCCAAAAAGGTGCTTACCAAAACCGCAACCTCCGCTTTGGGGTAAGAGAACACGCTATGGGGGCAATTTGTAATGGAATTGCATTACATAGTCATGGTTTAATTCCTTACGGTGCTACCTTCTTGGTATTTACCGATTATATGCGGAATTCAATTCGTCTCTCTGCTTTATCGGAAGCCAGAGTGATTTGGGTAATGACTCATGATTCGATTGGTTTGGGTGAAGATGGCCCTACTCACCAACCCGTTGAACACGTTGCTTCTTTACGTGCTATTCCTAACCTCACTGTTTATCGTCCTGCTGATGGTAATGAAACTTCCGCAGCTTACAAGGTAGCAGTTGAAAATACTCACGGCCCAACTTTACTCGCTCTTTCTCGTCAGGGACTACCCAACCTAGCTGGCTCTTCAATTGAAGCTGCTGCTAAAGGTGGTTATATTCTTAGTGATAGCGATGGTACTCCAGATATTATTTTGATTGGTACTGGTAGCGAAGTTGCACTCTGTGTTCAAGCAGCCGAAAAATTAACTAGCGAAGGTAAAAAAGTTCGGGTAGTTTCTCTACCTAGCTGGGAACGCTTTGAGGCTCAAGGTGCAGAATATAAAGAATCTGTACTACCAAAAGCAGTTAAAAAACGTTTAGCTGTTGAAGCTGGTTGTACAATGGGCTGGTGTCGCTATGTTGGTGATGAAGGTGGAGTCATTGGTGTTGATACCTTTGGCGCTTCTGCTCCAGCTAATATTGTTTTTGAAAAATATGGCTTTACCGTTGATAACGTTGTTGCTAAGGCTAAAGAAATTTTAGGTTAA
- a CDS encoding glycoside hydrolase family 3 protein yields MSQLLPNWQELSLKQQIGQMVVVRASGYLFDHQIRYPVWEVSTPKLKQWLEELSLGGVILLGGSAAELSLKTQQLQAWAKIPLLIAADIEEGVGQRFAGATWFPPPMSLGEIASNDLSLAQNYATAMGKITAQEALAVGINWLLAPVVDVNNNSDNPVINIRAFGEHPEVVSSLTSAFIEGAKTYPILTTAKHFPGHGDTATDSHLDLPTIPHSDSRLNQVELLPFQNAITSQIDSIMTAHLIIPAWDSDYPATLSEKILRGKLRQKLEFEGLIVTDALIMGGITKYASLAEIAVMAVAAGVDILLMPSDPEEAIEAVYQAVRSGKLSKSLIHQALKRIWQAKQKLLPNSPNLNQLAQPEATVTVNSILRDSLQMGSNLPLKPQSEQNLRNLIVVDDVLNCSFLDLQTPAIAIPQKFGYQRQIIDQNSLFSAQSDSRSTLLQVFIRGNPFRGTAGLTKVAQEFYQQLLHSGQLEGLVIYGSPYVKDWFVAQLTNDLPWVFSYGQMDLAQGMALKILFGLSNSETSNLNNQSNFGF; encoded by the coding sequence GTGTCTCAATTGCTCCCCAATTGGCAAGAACTTTCTCTCAAACAACAAATCGGACAAATGGTTGTAGTACGCGCCTCTGGCTATTTGTTCGATCACCAAATTCGTTATCCTGTCTGGGAAGTTTCTACTCCTAAGTTAAAACAATGGTTGGAGGAGTTATCTCTGGGTGGGGTAATTTTATTAGGTGGTAGTGCAGCCGAATTATCTTTGAAGACGCAGCAATTACAAGCTTGGGCAAAAATTCCTTTATTGATCGCAGCAGATATTGAGGAAGGAGTAGGACAAAGGTTCGCTGGTGCGACTTGGTTTCCTCCCCCAATGTCATTGGGAGAAATTGCTTCTAACGATTTATCTCTGGCTCAAAACTACGCCACCGCAATGGGTAAGATTACCGCCCAAGAAGCTTTGGCAGTGGGTATTAATTGGTTGCTTGCACCAGTCGTAGATGTTAATAATAATTCTGATAATCCTGTAATTAATATTCGTGCTTTTGGTGAACATCCTGAAGTTGTTAGTAGTTTAACTTCCGCTTTTATTGAAGGAGCAAAAACCTATCCGATTTTAACTACTGCTAAACACTTTCCTGGACACGGTGATACTGCTACTGACTCTCATCTTGATTTACCTACGATTCCTCACTCTGACTCGCGTTTAAATCAAGTTGAATTACTACCCTTTCAAAATGCCATTACGTCTCAAATAGATAGTATCATGACGGCTCATCTAATAATTCCTGCTTGGGACAGTGATTATCCTGCCACTCTTTCTGAAAAAATTCTGAGAGGTAAACTGAGACAGAAACTAGAATTTGAGGGGTTAATTGTTACCGATGCGTTAATTATGGGAGGAATAACCAAATATGCCTCCCTAGCAGAAATAGCTGTGATGGCAGTAGCAGCAGGTGTAGATATTTTATTAATGCCTAGTGATCCTGAAGAAGCAATTGAAGCAGTTTATCAGGCAGTGCGATCGGGTAAATTAAGCAAATCTTTGATTCATCAAGCGTTAAAAAGGATTTGGCAAGCAAAACAAAAACTTTTACCTAATTCCCCCAATCTCAATCAACTTGCACAACCAGAAGCAACTGTAACTGTTAATTCAATTCTGCGAGATTCTCTACAAATGGGAAGTAATTTGCCCTTAAAACCTCAATCAGAGCAAAATTTACGTAATCTTATTGTAGTTGATGATGTTCTTAATTGTTCTTTCCTCGATCTTCAAACTCCAGCGATCGCTATTCCCCAGAAATTTGGCTATCAAAGACAAATCATTGATCAAAATAGTTTATTTTCTGCTCAATCTGATTCCAGAAGCACTCTACTACAAGTATTTATTCGCGGTAATCCTTTTCGTGGTACAGCAGGTTTAACTAAAGTCGCTCAAGAATTTTATCAACAACTATTGCACTCAGGACAACTTGAAGGATTAGTTATTTATGGTAGTCCTTATGTAAAAGATTGGTTTGTAGCTCAATTAACTAACGACTTACCCTGGGTATTTAGCTATGGACAAATGGATTTGGCACAAGGAATGGCTTTAAAGATTTTATTTGGTTTATCTAATTCTGAAACCTCTAATTTAAACAATCAATCTAATTTTGGTTTTTAA
- the rbfA gene encoding 30S ribosome-binding factor RbfA has protein sequence MANNRRVSRISSLIKREVSQMLLNGIKDDRVGAGMVSITDVDVSGDLQHAKIFVSIYGTEEAKAETMEGLKSSTAFVRKELGHRIRLRRTPEVIFLEDNSLERGDRILNLINQISSDRSDDNSITDDLEEDIN, from the coding sequence ATGGCTAATAACCGTCGCGTTTCTCGCATTTCTTCTTTAATCAAACGAGAAGTTAGCCAAATGCTACTTAATGGTATTAAAGACGACCGCGTTGGTGCTGGAATGGTTAGCATTACTGATGTTGATGTTTCTGGCGATCTACAACACGCAAAAATTTTTGTTAGTATCTATGGGACTGAAGAAGCAAAAGCAGAAACAATGGAAGGATTAAAATCTTCTACTGCTTTTGTGAGAAAAGAATTAGGTCATCGAATTCGGCTACGTCGAACTCCTGAAGTTATCTTTCTTGAAGATAATTCTTTAGAAAGAGGCGATCGCATTTTAAACCTAATCAATCAAATTAGTAGCGATCGCTCTGACGACAATTCAATCACAGACGATCTGGAAGAGGACATTAATTAA
- a CDS encoding DUF751 family protein — MKDFFENIARYPRFILGLILGIFLAFFARFRPLLNNPLTATALMGLAVGTFAFFYFTLRAMLGLNPV; from the coding sequence ATGAAAGATTTTTTTGAAAATATTGCTCGCTATCCTCGCTTTATACTAGGTTTAATTTTGGGAATTTTTCTGGCTTTTTTTGCTCGATTTAGACCTTTACTCAACAATCCTCTCACCGCTACTGCCCTGATGGGTTTGGCAGTAGGTACTTTTGCCTTCTTTTATTTTACTCTACGAGCAATGCTTGGCTTAAATCCAGTTTAA
- a CDS encoding methyltransferase, whose amino-acid sequence MLVQEKVCEQLRWRICDRLLVQGGNFFKSVPSNGDAYLLKHIIHDWDDQQALIILQNCHQAMNYQSKLLIVDRVIPSGNEPMAGKFMDLNMLVLTSGGKERTQAEFSQLLTAAGFEIKQIISTAADISVIEAVPI is encoded by the coding sequence TTGTTAGTTCAAGAAAAAGTATGCGAGCAGCTTCGCTGGCGCATATGCGATCGCTTGTTAGTTCAAGGAGGAAATTTTTTTAAATCAGTTCCAAGCAATGGAGATGCTTATCTACTCAAGCATATCATTCATGATTGGGATGACCAACAAGCGTTAATTATTCTGCAAAATTGCCATCAAGCTATGAATTATCAAAGTAAACTATTAATAGTTGACCGAGTAATTCCATCAGGAAACGAACCTATGGCTGGAAAATTCATGGATTTAAATATGTTGGTTCTGACTTCTGGGGGAAAAGAACGTACTCAAGCGGAATTTAGTCAATTATTGACAGCAGCAGGATTTGAGATCAAACAAATCATTTCTACCGCAGCCGATATTAGTGTAATTGAAGCAGTACCAATTTAG
- a CDS encoding methyltransferase, producing MFLKNPRPLYGGECQSVQTGNSAFEEVYGANIFAYLQQNSQAATIFEQSMTDFSFYDRQAVLAAYNFAEFKTVVDVGGGKGSLLAGILQKYPHLQGILFDEPYVVNKQTNC from the coding sequence TTGTTTCTTAAGAATCCCCGTCCGCTGTACGGCGGGGAGTGTCAAAGTGTTCAAACAGGAAACTCAGCATTTGAAGAAGTTTATGGTGCAAATATTTTTGCTTATCTGCAACAAAATTCCCAAGCTGCGACTATTTTTGAACAGTCGATGACAGATTTTTCCTTTTATGATCGCCAAGCTGTTTTGGCAGCTTATAACTTTGCTGAGTTTAAAACAGTTGTCGATGTTGGTGGTGGCAAAGGTAGTTTATTAGCGGGTATCCTGCAAAAATATCCCCATCTCCAAGGAATTTTATTTGATGAACCTTATGTGGTTAACAAGCAGACAAATTGTTAG